From a region of the Tachysurus fulvidraco isolate hzauxx_2018 chromosome 5, HZAU_PFXX_2.0, whole genome shotgun sequence genome:
- the parp3 gene encoding protein mono-ADP-ribosyltransferase PARP3: MAPKRKAAPKAKAGGKKIKEEPDAPVKDKFTSVKEALKATESQVKASRKPDSLCLLSDAEVHEDFDCMLNQTNIGNNNNKFYVIQVLLSGGKYYCWTRWGRVGEAGQNNLDGPLAVDAATKNFEKKFKDKTKNNWSDRDNFVSHSGKYTLIEVDGDQDAEVQVDAVSSRRVAAKNILPCKVDSATQRLIKFIFDNDMFKEAMEEMNLDIKKMPLGKLSKQQIAKGFEALEAIEEAIKKKSNKSNLTELTSQFFTIIPHNFGRSRPPVIEDDDILQKKKEMLLVLADIEIAQSLKAESEKAKEEMVETVPHPIDQDYQSLNCNLTLLDKKSNEFAVIEKYLSATGERLKIVDVWQVDRDKEAERFRDNDSLENRKLLWHGTSVAVVAAILKSGLRIMPHSGGRVGRGIYFASENEKSASYVRPSKNIGIMFLNEVALGNEYTITIDDSSLRSPPNGYDSVVARGRQEPDPSKDVLLKLDGKDVAVPQGKAITQPQYKDSSFYNSEYLIYKENQCRIRYLLELHF, encoded by the exons ATGGCACCTAAAAGAAAGGCAGCACCTAAAGCCAAAGCAGGTGGAAAGAAGATAAAAGAGGAACCTGATGCTCCAGTAAAAGACAAGTTCACTTCTGTTAAAGAAGCACTGAAGGCCACAGAATCACAGGTTAAAGCCAGCCGGAAACCAGACTCCTTATGTCTCCTATCAGATGCTGAG GTTCATGAAGACTTTGATTGCATGTTGAACCAGACCAACATTggcaataataacaacaaatttTATGTAATACAAGTCTTATTGTCAGGAGGGAAATATTATTGCTGGACAAGATGGGGCAGAGTA GGAGAAGCAGGACAGAACAATTTAGATGGACCTTTGGCTGTTGATGCAGCCACTAAGAACTTTGAAAAGAAAttcaaagacaaaacaaagaacAACTGGAGTGATCGGGATAACTTTGTCTCACATTCGGGAAAATACACTCTGATTGAAGTGGACGGAGACCAGGATGCTGAAGTGCAG GTTGATGCTGTAAGTAGCAGACGAGTGGCTGCGAAAAACATTCTACCTTGCAAAGTGGACAGTGCAACTCAAAGACTCATCAAGTTCATCTTTGACAATGACATGTTCAAGGAAGCCATGGAGGAAATGAACCTGG ACATTAAGAAAATGCCCCTGGGGAAGCTGAGTAAGCAGCAGATTGCTAAAGGCTTTGAGGCATTAGAAGCGATCGAGGAGGcaataaagaagaaaagtaataaaagcaACCTAACAGAGCTTACTTCACAGTTCTTCACTATTATTCCACATAACTTTGGCCGCAGCAGACCTCCTGTCATCGAAGATGATGATATTCTTCAGAAAAAGAAGGAGATGCTTCTG GTCTTGGCAGATATAGAGATAGCCCAAAGCCTTAAAGCTGAGTCAGAAAAGGCGAAGGAGGAGATGGTGGAGACGGTTCCTCATCCAATAGACCAGGACTACCAGTCTCTAAACTGCAACCTTACACTCTTGGATAAAAAATCGAATGAATTTGCG GTTATTGAGAAGTACTTAAGTGCCACTGGGGAAAGACTTAAAATAGTAGATGTCTGGCAAGTGGACAGAGATAAAGAG gcAGAGCGCTTCAGAGACAATGATTCTTTGGAGAACCGGAAGCTGCTGTGGCATGGTACTAGTGTGGCTGTGGTGGCAGCCATTTTGAAAAGTGGTCTACGCATCATGCCACACTCTGGAGGTCGGGTGGGCAGGGGAATTTACTTTGCCtcagaaaatgaaaaatctgcTAGTTATG TCCGACCATCAAAAAATATCGGCATTATGTTTCTGAACGAAGTTGCTCTGGGTAATGAGTACACCATCACAATAGACGACTCTAGCTTAAGGAGCCCTCCTAACGGCTATGACAGTGTGGTAGCACGTGGGAGACAAGAACCAG ATCCCTCAAAAGACGTCCTCCTTAAGCTGGATGGGAAAGATGTTGCTGTGCCACAAGGCAAAGCCATAACTCAACCTCAGTACAAAGACAGCAGCTTTTACAACAGTGAGTATCTCATTTACAAGGAGAATCAGTGTCGCATCCGCTACCTGCTGGAGCTCCACTTCTAA
- the gpr61l gene encoding probable G-protein coupled receptor: MEKSGPGFLANHTTPNDTSSQWRPTKPTLPSMEEVIHSESQIKHLVGLFGMVTLNLAALLGNTGVILAIARAPHTKKYAFVCHLCAVDLLCAILLMPLGIVSSSPFFSTVTFTVLECQVYIFLNVFLVCASILTVTAISVERYYYIVHPMRYEVKMTIHLAVGVMVLIWVKSLLLALVTLLGWPAYGNQSSIAATHCSLHWSHSRLRKVFAILFSMICFLVPAVVIFAVYCSVYKVARSAARQQVPMAPWPSNPAKCRSDSINSQTTIITTTRSLPQRLSPERVFGGGKAALTLVVIVGQFLLCWLPYFCFHLHMSITAPLQSPGDVEEIVTWLAYSSFAVNPFFYGLLNRQIREELIKLRKCCRSNRPVEFGGSSHEGSIQENFLQFLQRTSIKTETTRSTCANSSPRNTLDHGVRIPGQIPEE; this comes from the coding sequence ATGGAGAAATCTGGGCCAGGATTCCTGGCCAATCACACAACTCCAAATGATACATCGAGCCAATGGAGACCCACAAAGCCTACCCTACCAAGCATGGAGGAGGTCATCCACTCAGAGTCCCAAATTAAACATCTAGTGGGGTTATTTGGCATGGTGACCCTTAACCTTGCAGCCCTGCTTGGCAACACTGGAGTTATTTTGGCCATTGCCCGAGCTCCACACACGAAGAAATATGCATTTGTGTGCCATCTTTGTGCAGTGGATTTGCTCTGTGCCATATTACTGATGCCTCTTGGAATAGTATCGAGCTCTCCGTTCTTCAGTACTGTGACATTTACAGTCCTGGAGTGCCAAGTCTACATCTTTCTCAATGTGTTTCTGGTCTGTGCCTCTATTCTGACTGTAACTGCCATTAGTGTGGAACGTTACTATTACATCGTTCATCCTATGCGTTATGAGGTAAAGATGACGATACACCTGGCTGTTGGAGTCATGGTATTAATTTGGGTGAAATCTTTGCTTTTAGCGCTTGTTACCTTACTCGGTTGGCCAGCATATGGGAATCAAAGCTCCATTGCAGCTACTCATTGCTCTCTGCACTGGAGTCATAGTCGTCTCAGGAAAGTGTTTGCCATTCTCTTCAGTATGATTTGTTTTCTAGTTCCTGCAGTCGTGATTTTtgctgtatactgtagtgtctaCAAGGTAGCACGCTCAGCCGCAAGACAGCAAGTTCCCATGGCCCCCTGGCCCTCTAATCCTGCTAAGTGTCGCTCAGATTCCATTAACAGTCAGACTACCATCATTACAACTACACGGAGTCTGCCTCAGAGACTGTCCCCTGAGAGGGTATTTGGAGGAGGAAAGGCTGCCCTCACACTTGTAGTCATTGTGGGGCAGTTCCTGCTTTGCTGGCTTCCATACTTCTGCTTCCACCTTCACATGTCCATCACAGCACCACTCCAGAGTCCAGGAGACGTAGAGGAGATTGTCACCTGGTTGGCATACTCCTCATTCGCAGTGAACCCATTTTTCTATGGACTGCTCAATAGGCAGATTCGAGAGGAACTCATAAAGCTGAGGAAGTGCTGTAGATCCAACAGACCTGTGGAATTTGGAGGCTCTAGTCATGAAGGCTCCATCCAGGAGAACTTCCTGCAGTTCCTGCAGAGGACCAGCATCAAGACTGAGACCACCAGGTCCACCTGTGCCAACTCCAGTCCCAGAAATACCCTGGACCATGGTGTCAGGATACCTGGACAGATCCCAGAGGAGTGA